The Toxorhynchites rutilus septentrionalis strain SRP chromosome 1, ASM2978413v1, whole genome shotgun sequence genome contains the following window.
TGAGCAAACCGAGCTTTAGATAGCAGTTTTTTTGCAAGTCGTACACATCCATACCAGATGCAGATTGGCCCTAGCCGAAGCGTAATTATCAACGGCAATACCGGTGCACCGCATGCAGACTGTTGACGAACAAAAACCACCACAAGTCATCGTGTCGCCTATAATTCGATTTGCACAGTCGTCATTTCGCACAAACCAGTAACACTGAAGTACTGGTCAGCCGGTTCCACCAATTCTCCGTCTGACCAATAGATCCAGCTCTTTTGGGATGAACTGGACTTTGTTGTCGTCGTACCATTGTAGCTGTAATGGTTGCTTGTTGAGACACTcccttttttatatttctgaaTTCATGGTCTTAATCGTCACGAAAACGCTGGTTATATTGCAAAAGGAATAAGATTCCTTGCCAAAACTTCCGTGAACTTTTCAGCGAAAACAAATATGAATCTACTAGGAACCTTCTGCGTGCAGGAACTTCTGCTGAACTTTCCCTCTGGGATTTGGTTGAAACCGGGTTTCGTATAAGTTTGATCATCGATCAAGACACAATCATCGCGTTTCATCAGTACCTGGTTGTAGAGCTTACGAGCCCGGATTCTAGCCACTGTTTGTTGTTTGAGGCTTCGGTTGGGCTGTCGACTTGCGCAGAAACACATTTTCTCATCAACCGCAGTTGACGATCAATTGATCCACTCCACCGCTTGGTTTGCACATTGTGGGCAGTCGTGAAATTTTCCTTGTACTTTTTAATCACACGCGTTAAAGTTTTgtaactaaaaaataaaaaccttGCTCGTTGCGCTCCTAGTCGTCTCGTATCAGCCGGATTCCggatgaacaccatttttggaGGATAGTTGTCCAACATTTgtgcaacatgtcctgcccagcgtatccttccagctttgatcaTACTGGGTTCGTCGGTGAGTTGCGTGAGAtcgtggttcatccttcgcCTCCGTACGTATTTCTGGATGATCCGCCGCAAAGGAAAGATTTGGACAGTAGTGGAGCGACCATCGTTGAAGGCGGCCTGATGTCTCGCCACAAATCTGTTCGTTAGTGGCAATGGACGGAACTCAATTTGGGAAAGCACTTTGTAGGCGGCATTTAGGACGGTGATTGCACGAAAGTTTTCACAGTGTAGTTTGTCGCTTTTCTTGTAGATAGGGCAAATAACTCTtttcactcctccggtagctgctCAACTTCCCAAATTCTGACCTTCAATCGATGCAAACAATTAGCCAAATTTTCTATTTCCAATTTTAAATTCCTATATTTTAATCAATTTTAGAAACTATCAATAGCCGTAAAATCCATTTAGCGCCCCAAACGTAACGTAAACGAGGAAACATTTTGTTCACAAATCCATCAAATCGAAGGTGAAAAAACCAATCAATAGTTGGATTTGAAATTTTGCTCCAAGGAGTAAATACTCCTCTTTCGCACCCGCATCGTCTTGCAAACCTACCCTGTTCATCAGCACAGCGCGACGAATCTCCCGAACGCCATCGTATACCAGCCGACTTGCGTCGATAAAGTCATTCTCGTCGACATCCTTCGCCGAATTCGAGGAGAGCGCATCGACCGCCACGTCGACCCGTTGTGCGAACTTGGACATAACCTGGTCGCGGAGCACCTTAACGGCTTCCAGGACACGCTTGGTGTAGATGCAGGGCTCGTAATTGTCCATCTCCGCCTCGACAACGTTGCAAACGCGAGCCGATCGACCCTGGATAGCTCCAGCGGTATTTCTCAAATCGAGCGCATCGCCTTCCTGCAACGCGAGCACACACTTGTTCACATCCTCAAGGATGTGGTTCTCGGAAACGGCCAAAAAGTCATCGATCGTAGTGATGTCATCGACAGCTTCGGTCAAAATTCGAACTTGATTCTCCCATGCTTGTCTGTAGGCCTCCATGTTCTCCTGGGCTACCTTGGAATTGGGACGAGCGCACAGAATTAATGCTGCATTAATCACTTGGGGACAGAGCGTCTCAATCTGCGCAGCCGCGTATCGAACCATCTTCACACCGTCCTCATTGTTCGACATGCTGCAGACCAAATTGGCCACTTCAACCAACTTTTCAGCGTGTTTGGTAAAAGCTTCAGCGCGTTCATGCACTTTCTTCTCGTTGCCAGAGCGAGCAGCATCGATAAGATCCAGCAGTGGCATGTTGCTCTCGAGGAATGAATCCGAAACATGATCGACAACAGCTTTTCGCAACTGACGACGGAGATCCTTCGTCTTGCGATACATTTGCCCGATGGCACGTTCCAACTCCGGGGTGGGTTCCTTCGTGCCCATcttgaaataaaacaaagttAATTTAACAGATAGAAACTAAAAAAACACTCACATTTGACATATATTCCGAAAGCAAATCCTGCAGCGCCTGTCTGACGGCATTACATTCGGCAACAATTCTCTCGCGTCTTTCGTCACGAGTGCAGTCCGCGTCCGCCATCAGTGCCGCAGCACTAATAATACTCTCCAATCGTTCTTCGAGCGAGGGTCTCGAGCGGACTTCGTTATATGCCAACGGATCCATTATGATTCCCTCATCGAAATCGTCCAACGCAGCAGCTAATTCCCCCGCACCGACATAAATGTCCTGCGGATTGGTGGCCTTACCCTGGGCCACATCGCTGATCGTGTTGACCGCCTCGCAGACCTGCTTCAAAATATGATCTCGATTGACCTTGGCCAGATCCAACTCCGGGTGGCGCACGTAAACCTTGGAAGCCGTCAACAGCATAGTTGAGTGCTTCTTCAGCACGGCACGAGCCGCAGCTAAATCATCTCGCAATTGTGGATCCTTGAGCTCTTGCTGCCGTTTGGCAGCCTGTTTGATGAGTTCGTTCGCATTCCTGCCAAACGCGCGCATATTGTTCATTAACTCGTCCTGCGACGATGCATTGCGCAACTTGTCCAAATCATCCTCAACGACATGCAAGGACTTCAACAGCAAGTGCACATCGACCATATCGGCCAAGATGAGCAACCGTGTAACGGCCGACAGGAGATTCCTTGCCGCGCGAACCATATTACCACGCTTGAGAGAGCTGCATGGATCCTCGGAGAATTCACGCGCAGCAATACTCATGGCTGAACCGGTCTTGCGCACTTCTTCCACCGCCGACAGCATTTCCTGGGTAATATCCGGATTTTCGTATGCAATCTGCTCGCCGCGTTCGATAAAAATATCCGTGGCTTTCTCGACGGCGGCTACCAAAGCGCTGGCGCGCTTCGATTTGCCTGTTGGGTGGGGAAATCAAATTATAGTCCATAACAAAAAAGCGAAATTTCAAATTCACGACGAtttatcacacacaaaaagaatGAACAAGTAAACTCTCTCACCTTTCTTCTTCTTACTTGGACCCTTCGTGTTGACAAGAGTAGTAACTTGCAGCACCAGTGGTTCCAGCGTTTTCTCTACGGACATTGTCCGTATTTCCAGATTTTTTGGGTCCCATTTAAGGGCAACCTGTCCGAAGTCCGATAGTGTTCCCATTGTTGTTCCCTGGCTCtcgaatgagtcaccaaacttCAGCGATCTGAACTATTCGCTCCCACGAAGCACCAACACACAAACTGTTCTATCAAAACACAAACACACCTATAGagctcttctttttttttgcaacgatTAACTCCACCACTGGGGTTCTCCAGCAGGGAAAAAGAACCAGCAGCAAATTGGGTACAGCAGACGATTAGTTTCAATCGACGAATTTCTACTCGAAACGCACAATATTCTGCCAAACTTTGTTTTTCTTTCAACACACTTCGATCAAACTTCGTTTTGGAGATATTTCTGAAGGTTTTAAAACCCGAACAATGGTAAAATTCTTGATAAATTCCAGGGTGTGACAGACTTGCTGCCTTTATAGTGCCTTCTTGAACTTCGATTGTTTTCGCACACCACGACTGGAACTCCGAAGTTTTGAAAGCAAAGCGAGTTtgaacgcacacacacacatgtacGAGCTGGCTGGAAAACAGTAAAGGCAATATTTTGTGGATTATTTTCATTGCCGGATA
Protein-coding sequences here:
- the LOC129765529 gene encoding catenin alpha isoform X1; its protein translation is MGTLSDFGQVALKWDPKNLEIRTMSVEKTLEPLVLQVTTLVNTKGPSKKKKGKSKRASALVAAVEKATDIFIERGEQIAYENPDITQEMLSAVEEVRKTGSAMSIAAREFSEDPCSSLKRGNMVRAARNLLSAVTRLLILADMVDVHLLLKSLHVVEDDLDKLRNASSQDELMNNMRAFGRNANELIKQAAKRQQELKDPQLRDDLAAARAVLKKHSTMLLTASKVYVRHPELDLAKVNRDHILKQVCEAVNTISDVAQGKATNPQDIYVGAGELAAALDDFDEGIIMDPLAYNEVRSRPSLEERLESIISAAALMADADCTRDERRERIVAECNAVRQALQDLLSEYMSNMGTKEPTPELERAIGQMYRKTKDLRRQLRKAVVDHVSDSFLESNMPLLDLIDAARSGNEKKVHERAEAFTKHAEKLVEVANLVCSMSNNEDGVKMVRYAAAQIETLCPQVINAALILCARPNSKVAQENMEAYRQAWENQVRILTEAVDDITTIDDFLAVSENHILEDVNKCVLALQEGDALDLRNTAGAIQGRSARVCNVVEAEMDNYEPCIYTKRVLEAVKVLRDQVMSKFAQRVDVAVDALSSNSAKDVDENDFIDASRLVYDGVREIRRAVLMNRSSDELDTDTEFEPVEDMTLETRSRSSAHTGDQTIDEYPDISGITTAREAMRKMNEEDKQKIMQQVELFRREKLTFDSEVAKWDDTGNDIIYLAKHMCMIMMEMTDFTRGRGPLKTTMDVINAAKKISEAGTKLDKLTREIADQCPESSTKKDLLAYLQRIALYCHQIQITSKVKADVQNISGELIVSGVILDSATSLIQAAKNLMNAVVYTVKYSYVASTKYTRQGTVSSPIVVWKMKAPEKKPLVRPEKPEEVRAKVRRASQKKAQNPVHALSEFQSPTDAV
- the LOC129765529 gene encoding catenin alpha isoform X3, with amino-acid sequence MGTLSDFGQVALKWDPKNLEIRTMSVEKTLEPLVLQVTTLVNTKGPSKKKKGKSKRASALVAAVEKATDIFIERGEQIAYENPDITQEMLSAVEEVRKTGSAMSIAAREFSEDPCSSLKRGNMVRAARNLLSAVTRLLILADMVDVHLLLKSLHVVEDDLDKLRNASSQDELMNNMRAFGRNANELIKQAAKRQQELKDPQLRDDLAAARAVLKKHSTMLLTASKVYVRHPELDLAKVNRDHILKQVCEAVNTISDVAQGKATNPQDIYVGAGELAAALDDFDEGIIMDPLAYNEVRSRPSLEERLESIISAAALMADADCTRDERRERIVAECNAVRQALQDLLSEYMSNMGTKEPTPELERAIGQMYRKTKDLRRQLRKAVVDHVSDSFLESNMPLLDLIDAARSGNEKKVHERAEAFTKHAEKLVEVANLVCSMSNNEDGVKMVRYAAAQIETLCPQVINAALILCARPNSKVAQENMEAYRQAWENQVRILTEAVDDITTIDDFLAVSENHILEDVNKCVLALQEGDALDLRNTAGAIQGRSARVCNVVEAEMDNYEPCIYTKRVLEAVKVLRDQVMSKFAQRVDVAVDALSSNSAKDVDENDFIDASRLVYDGVREIRRAVLMNRDEEELDPEDIEDEQYTLETRSKSSAHTGDQTIDEYPDISGITTAREAMRKMNEEDKQKIMQQVELFRREKLTFDSEVAKWDDTGNDIIYLAKHMCMIMMEMTDFTRGRGPLKTTMDVINAAKKISEAGTKLDKLTREIADQCPESSTKKDLLAYLQRIALYCHQIQITSKVKADVQNISGELIVSGVILDSATSLIQAAKNLMNAVVYTVKYSYVASTKYTRQGTVSSPIVVWKMKAPEKKPLVRPEKPEEVRAKVRRASQKKAQNPVHALSEFQSPTDAV
- the LOC129765529 gene encoding catenin alpha isoform X2 — its product is MGTLSDFGQVALKWDPKNLEIRTMSVEKTLEPLVLQVTTLVNTKGPSKKKKGKSKRASALVAAVEKATDIFIERGEQIAYENPDITQEMLSAVEEVRKTGSAMSIAAREFSEDPCSSLKRGNMVRAARNLLSAVTRLLILADMVDVHLLLKSLHVVEDDLDKLRNASSQDELMNNMRAFGRNANELIKQAAKRQQELKDPQLRDDLAAARAVLKKHSTMLLTASKVYVRHPELDLAKVNRDHILKQVCEAVNTISDVAQGKATNPQDIYVGAGELAAALDDFDEGIIMDPLAYNEVRSRPSLEERLESIISAAALMADADCTRDERRERIVAECNAVRQALQDLLSEYMSNMGTKEPTPELERAIGQMYRKTKDLRRQLRKAVVDHVSDSFLESNMPLLDLIDAARSGNEKKVHERAEAFTKHAEKLVEVANLVCSMSNNEDGVKMVRYAAAQIETLCPQVINAALILCARPNSKVAQENMEAYRQAWENQVRILTEAVDDITTIDDFLAVSENHILEDVNKCVLALQEGDALDLRNTAGAIQGRSARVCNVVEAEMDNYEPCIYTKRVLEAVKVLRDQVMSKFAQRVDVAVDALSSNSAKDVDENDFIDASRLVYDGVREIRRAVLMNRSSDELDTDTEFEPVEDMTLETRSRSSAHTGDQTIDEYPDISGITTAREAMRKMNEEDKQKIMQQVELFRREKLTFDSEVAKWDDTGNDIIYLAKHMCMIMMEMTDFTRGRGPLKTTMDVINAAKKISEAGTKLDKLTREIADQCPESSTKKDLLAYLQRIALYCHQIQITSKVKADVQNISGELIVSGLDSATSLIQAAKNLMNAVVYTVKYSYVASTKYTRQGTVSSPIVVWKMKAPEKKPLVRPEKPEEVRAKVRRASQKKAQNPVHALSEFQSPTDAV
- the LOC129765529 gene encoding catenin alpha isoform X4; translated protein: MGTLSDFGQVALKWDPKNLEIRTMSVEKTLEPLVLQVTTLVNTKGPSKKKKGKSKRASALVAAVEKATDIFIERGEQIAYENPDITQEMLSAVEEVRKTGSAMSIAAREFSEDPCSSLKRGNMVRAARNLLSAVTRLLILADMVDVHLLLKSLHVVEDDLDKLRNASSQDELMNNMRAFGRNANELIKQAAKRQQELKDPQLRDDLAAARAVLKKHSTMLLTASKVYVRHPELDLAKVNRDHILKQVCEAVNTISDVAQGKATNPQDIYVGAGELAAALDDFDEGIIMDPLAYNEVRSRPSLEERLESIISAAALMADADCTRDERRERIVAECNAVRQALQDLLSEYMSNMGTKEPTPELERAIGQMYRKTKDLRRQLRKAVVDHVSDSFLESNMPLLDLIDAARSGNEKKVHERAEAFTKHAEKLVEVANLVCSMSNNEDGVKMVRYAAAQIETLCPQVINAALILCARPNSKVAQENMEAYRQAWENQVRILTEAVDDITTIDDFLAVSENHILEDVNKCVLALQEGDALDLRNTAGAIQGRSARVCNVVEAEMDNYEPCIYTKRVLEAVKVLRDQVMSKFAQRVDVAVDALSSNSAKDVDENDFIDASRLVYDGVREIRRAVLMNRDEEELDPEDIEDEQYTLETRSKSSAHTGDQTIDEYPDISGITTAREAMRKMNEEDKQKIMQQVELFRREKLTFDSEVAKWDDTGNDIIYLAKHMCMIMMEMTDFTRGRGPLKTTMDVINAAKKISEAGTKLDKLTREIADQCPESSTKKDLLAYLQRIALYCHQIQITSKVKADVQNISGELIVSGLDSATSLIQAAKNLMNAVVYTVKYSYVASTKYTRQGTVSSPIVVWKMKAPEKKPLVRPEKPEEVRAKVRRASQKKAQNPVHALSEFQSPTDAV